Below is a genomic region from Rhizobium acidisoli.
CGGCTGCCGCGGCAGGAAGAATGCCGCCAGGACTGCCGAAGCAATGCCCGGAAGGATGTTGATCAGGAACAGCCAGTGCCAGGAATAGGTCTCGGTCAGCCATCCGCCGACGATCGGCCCGACCGTCGGCGCCAGCACCGCCAGCACGCCGGCAATCGTCGTCGCCAGCGCCTGCCGCTCGTTCGGGAACAGGATGAAGACAGCCGAAAACACCGAGGGGATCAGGGTTCCGCCGGAAAAACCCTGCAGCACCCGCCAGGCAACCAGCTCGCCGAAGCTGCCGCTGGCCGCGCAGCCGGCGGAAGCCGTCACGAACAGGCCAATGGCGACAACGAACAGCCACCGCATGGTCAAAAGCCGCGTCAGCAGGCCGGTGAGCGGGATCGCCACCACCTCGGCGATCAGATAGGCGGTCTGTATCCAGCTCATCTGATCCGGATCGATGCCCAACGCCGACTGGATGGTGGGCAGCGACGTCGCCACCACCTGAACGTCGAGGATCGCCATGAACATGCCGATGCACATGGCGAGGAAGCCGAGCCAGACGATGGCGGGCCTTGCATCGGGGTGGGCAGGCTCAACTCGTTCCATACGATGGTCCCGCGCGCGCGGCATTTCTGCCCCGGTTGAAAAGATCGACCATGTTTGCTGTGGAGACGATCGGCATGTCAACCGGCATGTCAAGGCAAGAGGGGTCCCAAATGCGATCGAGCCCGACCGGGAAGGCCAGGCTCGATCGATTGATCGGCGGATGTGAACCGGGCGTTTTATTAGCCCGGCTCCCGTTGCGTCGGCGAATGCGATTAGCCGCGGAAGAGCGACAGGATGTTCTGGGACGAGGAATTGGCGATCGACAGCGACTGGATCGCCAGCTGCTGCTGTGTCTGCAAGGCGGACAGTTTGCTCGATTCCTCCTCCATGTCGGCATCGACCAGCCGGCCGACACCTGAGTCGATCGAATCCGACAGCGCACCGACGAAGTCTTCCTGCAGATCGATGCGCGTCGAGATCGAACCCAGTTGCGCACCGGCCGAGGTCATCGCCGACAGCGCCGATTCGACGGTCGACAGCGCCGACTGGATCTGACCGGTGGTAAAGTTGGTAATGTCGAGCGAGTAGACGGAATCGCCGTTTGCATCCGCCGTTCCAAGGATACCCGTCGAGGTTTCGATCGAACCGCCGTTCATGCCGAACAGCACGTTGCCGGTGGAGCTGGTATCCAGAACGTAATCCGTCATCTTGACGGAAACGGCGCCGGAACCGTCGCGAACGAAGGACGATACGACGTTCATCGTGCCGTCGGCGCCGGCGACCCAGTTCTCGCCCGAGAACGACGCCGACTGGGCAATGCTCATCAGCTGCTCCTGCAGCTGGCCGATTTCTTCCTGGACCTTTGATTTGTCGACACCGTCTTCGGTCGCTGCCACCAGCTTGGCTTTGATCTCATCGACGACGTCGATCGCGCTGTCCATTGCCGTGTAGGCGGTATCGACCTTTGCCGCGCCGAGGCCGAGCGCATCGGAGACTGCCGAGAGCGCCTTGTTGTCGGAGCGCATCGTGGTGGCGATCGACCAGTAGGCAGCATTGTCGGATGCGGTATCGACACGGTAGCCCGTGGAGACACTGTTCTGTGTCGTTTCGAGATTGGAATTGATGCCGCGCAGCGTCTGAAGGGCAGCCATCGCAGAATTGTTGGTATTGATGCTCGTCATCGGAGTTCGCCTGTTTCGGTGGTTGAATATGTTGAAACCCGGGGAACATCCCGGCCGTGGCGAGCAGCCTCATGCTTATCGACCTGGAGTTTCCGATCACTTCGCCATCGTTGGATTAATTATCGTACTTAAAAGTACCTTAATGGTTAACGCGGCGGGCCCGACCCTTATTTTTTGTTCACCATGATATGCGCATCTCGAGCTCTGCCGAAAACGGCTCGGGATGCCGCCCGCAAAAATTTGAGATCGGCAATTGACGCATCGGCGGGAAACTGACTATCAATATTAAATCAATTTGATTGACTCCAAAAATAAACAACAAGGGAACGTTGGAATGAGATCGAGCAAAAGCATGTTTCGCAACATTTCCGTGCGTGCCGGCTTAGCAGCGGCAACCGCGCTGACGGCGCTCGTCGCTTTCGGGACGGGCAATGCGGCGGCTGAATCGGTGCTGACGATGCACATCGAGGAGCAGACCAGCTGGGTTCAGAACTTCAATCCGTTTGATCTTGCCGGCCGCCGGCAGAGCACGATGGATTTCATCTACGAGCCGCTGGTGATCTTCAATGCCGAGGATGGCGGCAAGCCGGTCTTCCGCCTGGCGACGGCCTACAAATTCTCCGAGGATATGAAATCGGTCACCTACACGCTGCGACCCGGAGTGAAATGGTCCGACGGCCAGCCGCTGACCTCGGCCGACGTGAAATATACGATCGACCTCATGCTGAAGAATGCAGCCCTCGACACCGTCGGCGTCGGTCAAACGGTTGCCTCCGTCGAGACGCCGTCAGCGACCGAGGTGAAGATCGATCTCAAGGCCGTCAACTCCGATTTCCCGGAAACGCTGGCGGACCTCGCCGTCGTTCCCGAGCATATCTGGAAGGACGTTTCCGATCCGGTCGCCTTCAAGAACGAGAAGCCGGTCGGTTCCGGCCCGATGACCGAGCTGCGCCGCTTCACGCCGCAGGTCTACGAGCAGTGCCGCAACCCGAACTACTGGGATGCCACCTCGCTGCATGTCGATTGCCTGAGACTGCCGCAGATCTCCGGCAACGACCAGATGCTCGCCATCCTGCCTGAGGGCAATATGGACTGGATCGGGTCCTTCATTCCCCAGATCGACAAGACCTTCGTCGGGCTCGATGCCGACCATAATGGCTATTGGCAGCCGCCGGCCGAAACCGTCGCCTTCCAGATGAACTTCAAGAGCGGCAATGAAGGCAACCTCGAGGCCTATAAGGACCTGAACTTCCGCCATGCCTTCAGCCTCGCCATGGATCGCAAGTCCATGGTCGATATTGCCGGCTTCGGCTATCCCGTCGTCAACGAGCATGCGACCGGCCTGCCGCCGCGCTTCGAAAGCTGGCGCAACAAGGATGCCGAGGGCGGCAAGGACGCTTTCATGGGCTTCGACACCGAGAAGGCCAGCAAGATTCTCGACGATGCCGGCTACAAGAAGGGCGCCGACGGCTTCCGCACCACGCCGAGCGGCAAGCCGATCGCCTTCCCGATCATCGTTCCGAACGGCTGGACGGACTGGATCGATGCGGTCCAGATCGCGGTCGAAGGCCTGCGCGCCGCCGGCATCAATGCGTCGGTCGCCACGCCCGAATATGAACAATGGCGCAAAGAGCTCA
It encodes:
- a CDS encoding ABC transporter substrate-binding protein, with translation MRSSKSMFRNISVRAGLAAATALTALVAFGTGNAAAESVLTMHIEEQTSWVQNFNPFDLAGRRQSTMDFIYEPLVIFNAEDGGKPVFRLATAYKFSEDMKSVTYTLRPGVKWSDGQPLTSADVKYTIDLMLKNAALDTVGVGQTVASVETPSATEVKIDLKAVNSDFPETLADLAVVPEHIWKDVSDPVAFKNEKPVGSGPMTELRRFTPQVYEQCRNPNYWDATSLHVDCLRLPQISGNDQMLAILPEGNMDWIGSFIPQIDKTFVGLDADHNGYWQPPAETVAFQMNFKSGNEGNLEAYKDLNFRHAFSLAMDRKSMVDIAGFGYPVVNEHATGLPPRFESWRNKDAEGGKDAFMGFDTEKASKILDDAGYKKGADGFRTTPSGKPIAFPIIVPNGWTDWIDAVQIAVEGLRAAGINASVATPEYEQWRKELIDGSFEVVMNSRADGATPFRGYYQSLSTAYGGRITGAPSRYSNPKLDALFDQYLQATSDEDHKKIFNDIQLLIADDFPVVPVFNGPTWYQFSSKRFTGWVTDKDPVMNPEDHDNNRMRLMHLLRLKPVS
- a CDS encoding flagellin, coding for MTSINTNNSAMAALQTLRGINSNLETTQNSVSTGYRVDTASDNAAYWSIATTMRSDNKALSAVSDALGLGAAKVDTAYTAMDSAIDVVDEIKAKLVAATEDGVDKSKVQEEIGQLQEQLMSIAQSASFSGENWVAGADGTMNVVSSFVRDGSGAVSVKMTDYVLDTSSTGNVLFGMNGGSIETSTGILGTADANGDSVYSLDITNFTTGQIQSALSTVESALSAMTSAGAQLGSISTRIDLQEDFVGALSDSIDSGVGRLVDADMEEESSKLSALQTQQQLAIQSLSIANSSSQNILSLFRG